agttgatttatgatgttgcgttagtttcagatatatagcctagttatttttttcaggctatagtccattatAAATTGTTATAAGACAAcgggtataattccctgtgctatacagtaaatccttattgcttatctattttgtgtatagtagtttttgtatctcttaatcccataatCTTAATTTGGTCTTCCCCtctcccttggtaaccataaatttgttttctatgagtctgtttatgtttacAGAttcctttgtattatttttatatcacatgtaagtgatatcatgttgTATTTATCTTTTGCTGGCATTTCAAAAGCATATATTctctaagtctatccatgttgcttcaaatggcaatatttcattcttttttatgaatgagtaatattctactgcaTATAAATATGTCACATCTTCCTAAGTCAGTCATTTGTTCCTGGGCACCTTGGGCTGCTTTCAtgattggctattgtaaataaggctgctatgaacatcgggATATGtgtatctcttttaaaaaaactgttgcatatataattatttttaaagtagattaaTTAAGATTTTAGTTGGAGTTCCAAtaacaaactctcaaaaattaatagaatgaatatacagagaagtagaaggatatagtagacttgAAGAGCATCATGAATAAATTCACCagaattaagatttatacaattttcacacaacagtaggattaaaattctattcaagttcccatagactataaactaggagactaTGGAACATAtacagggacataaaacaaggcgCAAAAATTTCATAGTCTAAAGGTATCAAAATCATACAAAATCTGTTCTCCTATCAGATGTGgaattatattagaaatattaaaacatatttgaaaataacccatatattttcaagtgcaatgtgacatttaccaagatatctttgacttagccattgaaagcctcagtaaagttagaagactgaaaaaacacagagagtgttttcagagaggaaagcatttaaatgagaaattaatattgaAATGAGAAATTATTATCAAAGATGTTTTAACAAATCTcgtgtatttggaaattaaatgtcctcTTTAAATGATGCATGTATCTAAGAAAgccaaaaacaaggaaaattagaaaatatatgtaatagaataaaaattaaaagagaatttaccagaatttgttgcaaGCACCTGAAACTGCACAATGCAATTAAGTACAATGTGGAGTCTTCAAtaagtatgaaaacaaataataaacactagcataaaattttgttaaatataaataaaatctacACTTTAGTTAACAAttctgcttcccttgtggctcagctggtaaagaatctgcctgcaatgtgggaggcctgggttcgatccctgggttgggaagatcccctggagaagggaaaggctacccactccagtattctggcctggagaattccatgactacacagtccatggggtcacagagccagacacgactaagcgactttcacttcacttcacttcacttcatgggatgcatgtatctttttgaattaagagttttcattttttctggatatatactcaggagtgcaattgctggatcattcagtagttccatttttagtgttttaaggaactaCAGACTCTTCTTGTGGCtatagcaatttacattcccaccgacagtgtaggagctttcccttttctccacaccctctctagcgtttactgtttgtagatattttgatgggagccattctgactgatgtgagatgatacctcgttgtagttttgatttgcatttctctaatgattattGACATaagagtatcttttcatatgcattttagccacctgcatgtcttctttggagaaaagtctatttagatcttctgcccattattTGATTGGCTTGTTTGCTTTTTGATcctgagctgcatgagttgtttgtatatttcagagattaatcccttgttgcttcttttgcaaatattctctcccattgTGAAGGttgtcttctttcttttggttgtctttgtttcctttgctgtgtaaaagcttttaaatttaattaagtcttattcatttatttttgtttttattttcattacccaaggaggtggatcaaaaaacaTCTTGCTGcggtttatgtcaaagagtgttctgcctatgttttcccctaagagttttatactatTTGTCCTTATacttaggtctttagtccattttgagtttatttttgtgtagggtgttagggagtgttttcatttcatttctttacatggagctgtccagtttttccagcaccacttattgaagagactgttttctcTCCATTCTATATTCTTGCTTTTGTTGTCATAGATTAGaagaccataggtgcatgggtttatctctaggtgttctattctattccactgatccatatttcttttttatgtcagtactatactgttttgattactacagctttatagtgtaatctgaagtcagggacagcctgattcctccagctctataTTTCTTCCTCAAAATTGCTTCAGCCCTTcatggttttttgtatttccatacaaattgtacaattttttcttctaattctgtgaacaatgccattagtaatttgatagagattgtattgaacctgtagattgctttggacagtatagtcattttcacaatattgattcttccaatccaagaaaatggtatatttctccctctgtttgtgccatctttgatttcttttatcagtatcttacagttttctgagtataggtttttgcctccttaggtgggcttattcccaagtatttttttctttttgatacaatggtaaatgggattatttccttgatttctttttctgatcttttgttttcagtgcatgggaatgaaagggatttctgtgtattaattttgcatgatataactttaccaaattcattgatgagtcctaacagttttctggtagcatcttcaggattttctatgtatagtatcatgtcatttacaaacagtaacagttttacttcttttccagtttggattccttttgtttctttttcttctgtgattgctGGGCTAGGACTTTCGAAACAAAACTTGGAATAATAATGTTAAGAGTGacatctttttcttgtttcttgtcttagaagaaatgctttcagtttttcaccattgagattgatgtttgctgtgggtttgttatatGTGGCCCTTAATATGTTGAGGTGGTCccctctatgcctactttctggagagtgtttttaaatcataaatgggtattgaatattgtcaaaagctttttctgtatctcttgAGATAatcatgcatttatatttttcaatatattgatgtggtgtatcactttgattgatttgtggatcaaccaggaagaaatagacaatatgaacagaccaatcacaagaatggaaattgaaactgtgattaaaaatcttcccacaatcaaaagtccaggaccagactgcttcacaggcaaattctatcaaaaatttagagaagaggtaaCATGCACGCTTCTGAAAGTTTTTCAAAACATTGCAGAGGAAGCGACACTCCCaagctcattttatgaggccaccgttaccctgataccaaagccagacaaagataacaCAAGGAAAGCAAATTACtggccaatatcactgacgaaCATAGATCCAACAATCCTGTCATATCATTTTGAGCTTTTAAATCTCTATTtcttttgtgtgcgtgtgtgcgtgtgtgtgtgtgtaaacatcaCTCCTGTCAGTTTAGAAAATTCATGGTGAAATATTTGGTCCCCATTTCATCTGCTCTGTGgaaacatttttctgtattttttctgccattcattttgatgtttattttgtCCTTTCTAATTGTGTAGATTTTGTGTTTGCTCTTTTTATCTTTAAGGTTCTGAATTGAAatcaaaacttttttctttttgaaactgcttcacatttatttagcattttacaGTTTAGAAAGCATAGTTGCTTGTGGTAATCTTACACTCTTTCCTACTACAAAACTATATTTTGCTCCAGTATCTTGTTTGATGTATCTTTTtaccctctctctttctcctaatccctcctttctcttttctctttcttaggtATTTCTTTGGGATAAAAATTTACTGTGAGAGTTCCaaatgagtcacttttctgtTTCCCTAGCTTGGGGTTTACTCTTCATTCTGGGTCCGCTGTTTGTGGTTGTTAAGTTCTGTCTCTGAACCTGAGGTGGAGATAGGTAAGGAGAAGACAGAGTGATGTTCCATACACGAAGGAATATTGCCCTGGTCACTACAGACTGACCCTGTCTCCCTGCTCTTTCCCTCACGTTCCTAGCCTCCACGGGTAATATAGTGTCTGTCTCTTCTCccatcctctcctcttccctcctctcccctctgcttccctcccttctccttcctctcctccctccctcctctcttccttccgttctccctcccttcttcctttcctactcccttcctttctttttctttatctgttcccctctctctttctttcttttgtgatgagtactttaaaaatctattctcaTAGCTGCTGGCTCTatttaaaatgtggtatatctttTCCTGCACCAACTCCTTGTAAGAACTTCatgtcaatgaatgaatgaagttgtGTTCTAGcttagcagaatttttttttaatcagttaatttctttctttgtaaactTCTCCCCCTTTACTTCTGTGAGCCATCAGAATTGGTCAGGCCACTATAGGGTTGTACATAATGcaaaaagcttttctttcctctctaccCTTCACACTAAACAGATATACTATTTCGTACCATTTGTATTTACTACTTCTGTgataattagtaaaaaaaaaattgtcaagatTGAATTTCACTTATCTgctgaattttttgtttcttatgtTTGCTAAGCCATATATTCAATAATTGatcttatattttatacttttcctCTCCCCACGATTCAATGAGAATATATAACTGTTCATAACATAGGAAGCTTAGGAACAGGAAGATACtgtagaaattattttctatatcctgctcattttacagatgaggaaatattACTATAGAGAAATGAAGTGAAACATCTGAAGTTAGAGTGAGTTACTGAACAAACATGAATAGAATTTAAGTTTTCTGATTCACAATCTACAATGAAGTCCAACACAGTAGTTATTCTCTGAGTTAAaagtattctttttgatgtgaaatTATGGGCCATGTAGCTGAATTAAGCTAAACAGTGTTCCATGTAGATTATGCCAGTTTTTGAATGTAAAACAGAATAATAGCCTTATAGAtaattcacacacatgcacacaatagAGATTTCTATGAAGTTCCCTGTTTTCTATTAAGTTTCATGGGTGAAGTTGATTTGCTATGAATATAACAAAGGTATATTTATGTGTTTCTTGGGAATTCTTTAACCTTACccaggaaataaatatttcatattaagtAAACATGCTGGcgtttaaaatgttttctgaattctttttcttcccGTTTGTGGCTAATCCATAACTTCCTCTGTTGTTGTGGTAGCATTCTGGGTCACAATTCCcttgaataaatgaaatcatattggCAATCCTATGTCTCTGCAGTATCATTTGGTCAGTACTCTCCTGTGTGCCAATTAGCCAGATCTTTCCCCATAATAGCattttttacagctatttgtacaTGAAGCAATGCTAGTTTTAACCAATAAAAGTTGAATATGGTTAACTCTTTGGTAACAGTCACATGTCAGCTCTTTATATGAGTAGGTGGTGACAAATTCAGAAATAACTTGAGGATATTGGTGTACAATGTTGAAGTCCCTAAAGACCAAGACTCAACAGACGTTTCTGGTGACAGGGTCATTTTGTAAAGAAATCAGTTAATTGTTACCTTGTACAATAGAAGCAGCTTCAGCTGAGCTTAATGAGTAAGAATTAACACCAATGAGAAAGAGCACATACAGTTAGAAaccaaaattattattaatatttttttctgtttatccaTTGCTCTCTAAGATTGAGATCCAAGAAAGGGAATTACAAAAGGCAGGAGACAGTTTTGTAAGTGGGAACAGAATTCGAATTAGTGTAGTGCtgggctttattttctttctggatgTGGAGACTGAGCACTTTTGCTTCCTCTGTTATTGAGAGCACGAGGAGCAGAGCCTCTTCCTTAGGAAGTTAAAGACCTTCATGTGGATTAAAGCAACAGCAGTCTGGGAACTCAACCAGGAGCTCTGAGATGCAGGTATTACACAGATTTGCCCTTTACTACAATAGCCAGGAAGAATTATGGCTGTGTTATGTTAAATAATCAGAAAGTCATAAGAAAAGTCTTCTCTATATACTGGTTAAGAGGCAGATCGGGGAATCAGTGTCAGTTCTACCACTTGCTGTTCTAATCTATGGCTTTCCCTCTCAGGTCTCGATTTCCTCCACTGTGAAAAGGAGCTGataacttttatggtttttgTAAGTACCAAACAGATAGTGTCAGTAAAAGTGTTATTGTAGTGTCTTGGCCCTGGTggtcactgtttttcttttattttggcttGTTCTCGTTATTTTCATTGATAGCTTATCAAACACTGCTTCAGACTGGGAGCTATTCCCTCATTATGTTTAACAACTCTTTCAGAGTCAGATATGAAGCTGTATATCCAAATAACTTATATCCATATCTTAAACTGCATCATAAGTCTTGATTTCTTTCTGAAGACAGCCCTGATCATTCTGGCTCACGAGTATCTTCTGCTTCAAAACTTCTATGCTCATACTACAGATTTGACATTCTCGATGTGagaattttttattgtttgtattttAGTATGTGCTGAAATGTAAATGCCTTAATGGCAGTGAATATTTTAACACTTCAGGAAGCCCATAATGGCCTGGGACATTGCATTGGGCTTAGTAGGTATCTAGAAAATATCTGCTGATTGATTACAGACTGTTatgataaaggaaaaattaaatgacataGCAAATTAACAATAATATGCTAATAAATGTAAGTGGAACAAAAACAATTAGAGAAGAGGGAAACTAATACAAGGAGAGGGATTTTATGGGATATGGGACTTATAACCAACTGCAGATGAGGGAAACGGTGGTGAATGTGGTAGCACTCCAATGCAGGGAATACCATCATTACGGTGAGGTTCTGTACCTACTGGGCTGGCATTATGTTATAAAGTCATAGAAATGTTACACTTGAAAGGATTActtagcatcacctactcagtcCCCTTTATTTTCCAGATGATGGAACTGAGTTCAAGAAGTGAGTTGAGTGTGGAAGGGATGGGAGAAAGAACTTACTCTAACTTCCCATGAACTTCGGGCTTGAGCTTGATCACAACTTTCCCAATTACAAGTACAGTCTTCTTTTCAATCTTGCCAACATTCCATGAACCATGAAAGGTGAACACGGCATGGACAATGATCTCCTAATGTAACACAGGATTTTGTTTGCTGCATTGCATTATCTCATCCATGTTTGGAGTCTGCAGCACAGATTTCTTTTCTGGCTTGTCCTAATTCTGTCATATGCTCTCACAGCTCAAGCTTTGTGATCACTTCCACTCCTTGAGCTGAGCTACAGAAGCCGGatacatttttaaggtttttacaTTATCTTCTCTCTTTATGGGGAAAAGATGGCTATGATTTGATAAAACTGCCATATGTTTAGCTTTAAACACAAGAGAGTATCAATGAAACTGATAGCATTTCATATCAGATGTCGTCAGAGGGTAAAGAAAATGAACATCATCACAATTTTCTGCAGTTTGGGGAAATCCATGCATGCGAGTAACAATGTAAGAAAAATCTATAAAttcatttctatttcctctttcctccctcaTGGTGTTCCAGGGCACTCCTATCTGCTTCACATAACCCTTCTGATTCAGCAGAATATTTAGTTCTTTTATCAAAACCTAAAGAATTCTAGAGAGGCTGGGGAGTTAGAAGCAGTGTTCTGTGGGAAATAGTCACTGCATATCTTCtgcaatggcattttttttaaaaaaaacaactttttaattgaaggataattgctctacaatattaaGAGGTTATATTATATGTGTTTGGCTGTGTGAATTTTGACAGTATTTTCATGCGGTCTTTGACTCCTCACAaggttgatttcatttttattctctttctagGTAAAATTGAGTCACCTCTGTTTGCAGAGACAATGGGTGGAACCAACCACTCCGTGGTGTCTGAGTTTGTGTTCCTCGGACTCTCCAGTTCCTGGGAGATCCAgctgcttcttttcctttttttctctgtgttctacATGGCAAGCCTGATGGGAAACCTCCTCATTGTGTTCTCTGTGAGTGCTGACACTAGCTTGCACTCCCCCATGTACTTCCTGCTGGCCAACCTCTCCTTTATTGATGTGGGGGGTTGCTCTATCACTGCTCCCAAAATGATTTATGACCTTTTCAGAAAACGCAAAGCCATCTCTTTTGGAGGTTGTCTAACTCAGATCTTCTTTATTCATGCCATTGGGGGCACAGAAATGGTGTTGCTCATCGCCATGGCCTTTGACAGATATGTGGCCATATGCAAGCCTCTCCACTACCTGACCATCATGAACCCACGAATGTGCACTTTGATGTTGGCTGCCGCCTGGGTCCTTGGCCTCATTCACTCAGTGGCCCAATTGGCTTTTGTTGTAGACTTGCCCTTCTGTGGTCCTAATGTATTGGACAGCTTTTATTGTGATCTCCCCCAACTCATTAAACTTGCTTGCACAGAGACCTATAGACTAGAGTTCATGGTCACCGCCAACAGTGGACTCATCTCTGTGGGTTCCTTCTTCATACTGATTATTTCTTACATCTTCATTCTGGTCACTGTTTGGAAACACTCCTCAGGTAGCGTATCCAAAGCCCTCTCCACCTTGTCGGCTCATGTCACTGTGGTGGTCTTATTCTTTGGGCCATTAATCTTCTTCTACATCTGGCCCTTCCCTTCATCACACTTGGACAAGTTTCTTGCTATCTTCGATGCAGTTCTCactccttttctgaatccagtcaTCTATACATTCAGGAACAAGGAGATGaaagcagcaatgaagaaactCTGCCATCAGCTTGTGAGTTACAGCAAGATGTCCTAAATACTCTACAGATAAAGGATATTTAGCTCTACCTTTAATGACAGCAGAAAAAATGTCATTTCAAGCCTCTACTAATTTTATGTACTAGGTTATTTTAAGGATTTTTCATGTTGCTATACACTTAATAAGGATAAAGAGAGCTTACATTGTAGTTTTCTATGTTTCCAGCTTTTGTTGGATGTTTTATATGAATTGTTTTATTTACTCTTCATGATAACTCTGCGTGGTGAGTATTTcatcttgtctttttaataattaaGAAATGCATAGCTCCTTCAATGTGTAATTACTATGTAAAATACTTCCAATGAAAGCTGATTATCATCTTAATCCACCATATCCAATTGTCTTATCTCTCAAAAGGTGCCAAGCAGAGAAGGTGTTCAATAATTCAGTGTTGGAAATTAGAATATTATTCCTTTTCACTGTTATTCTTTCCCTGTTTGTAATTGGTTAATGTTCACTTCTCAAACTATCTACCAAACTGCCGTAATACCTGATTGGTTTTTTCCAATACATAACTGTTTTTTCCAATAGATAACCTAGATAACTGTTGACTTTATAATAGGATTGTTGaattttataactgaaatttgAACGACCATGTGTTCTGACCCCTTTATTTTATCAATGATAATACTCAGGCAGAGATATGTGAAGTGAGAAATCTAGGATAACACTCAGCTCTCAGCTCTCCATCCCTGCCCCAATTTACTGGGGAAGAATTGACAAGTATAATTGTATCTGTTTAAAGTGTACattgtgatgatttgatatacatatacattgtggAGTGATTGCCAATATCAAGATAATTAATGCATCCATCACCTGACACAGTTAATTCCTTTCTTCTCACCTTagattaaaaagatggaaaaaaaaaaaaaaagctaggccAACTTGTTAGTTTGTATTCTAACTAACAAAGTATTCACTGGCTTTCTATCTCTGACCCCAGTGATAGCAGAAGTGACGCTGTAAGGTCATTACTCTTTTCATCGGTATCAATTTCACATGATTATTGCTGTTTCGAAGTTCTTTATTCTGCTGCTcaaaaagaaatttcttcaaCAGGGTCTTGGGTATTTTATAACAATGATAATGTTATCACTCACCCATGGCTTTTATTTATGTCACTTATTAGAAGCATACGATTAAATAGTATTCTtctatgttgatttttttcctttaatcaatACTTTAAAAGGCATTCACCATAACTTTTCTTATTGCTACCaagatttcagttattttaaatgaGCTTCAAGGATTTCATATATGAATATTACAGCATTCCTTGATCTGTTTTTATTAGTGGATCACACTTTTCATAACTAAACAGCCATGttcttcattcagcccagcatttcatgtgatatactctgcttataagttaaataagcaggatgacaatatacagccttgacgtattcctttcccaatttggaagcactctgttgttccatgtccagttctaaatgttgcttcttgacctgcatacagatttctcaggaggcaggtaaggtggtctggtatttccatctgtttaagaatttcccacagttggttgtgatccacacagtcaaaggcttcagcatagtcaatgaagcagaagtagatgtttttctgaaattctcttgctttttctatgatccagtggatgttggcaatttgatctctggttcctctgccttttctcaatacagcttgaacatctggaagttcacggttcatgtactgttgaaccctagcttggagaattgtgagcattgctttcctagcatgtgagatgagtgcaatcatgcagtagtttgaacattctctgacattacctttctttgggattggaatgaaaattgactttttccagtcctttggccactgctgagttttccacatttgctggc
The Cervus canadensis isolate Bull #8, Minnesota chromosome 6, ASM1932006v1, whole genome shotgun sequence genome window above contains:
- the LOC122444107 gene encoding olfactory receptor 4F3/4F16/4F29-like, translating into MGGTNHSVVSEFVFLGLSSSWEIQLLLFLFFSVFYMASLMGNLLIVFSVSADTSLHSPMYFLLANLSFIDVGGCSITAPKMIYDLFRKRKAISFGGCLTQIFFIHAIGGTEMVLLIAMAFDRYVAICKPLHYLTIMNPRMCTLMLAAAWVLGLIHSVAQLAFVVDLPFCGPNVLDSFYCDLPQLIKLACTETYRLEFMVTANSGLISVGSFFILIISYIFILVTVWKHSSGSVSKALSTLSAHVTVVVLFFGPLIFFYIWPFPSSHLDKFLAIFDAVLTPFLNPVIYTFRNKEMKAAMKKLCHQLVSYSKMS